CCACCCAGGTGGCCGCCGAGACGGACGCGGCGCATTGGGAGCGCCGCCACCTGATCGAGGAGCCGCCTGAGGCCTGGCTGCGCGAGCATGCGGGCGAACTCCGGCTCGGCTACGATCCCTGGCTGCACAGCGAAGCCTTCCTCAAGCGCCTGGCGGGCCTGAACCTGACGCCGCTGACACCCAATCCGCTGGACGCGATCTGGCACGACCGGCCAGCGCCTCCGGCCGCCGTCGTGCTGCCGCATGGCCCCGACCTCGCGGGGGAGAGCGCCGAGGCGAAGCGAGAGGCGCTGGCGGCCAGCCTGCGCGCCGCGGGCGAGCAGGCGGCCCTGCTGGCCGACGCGCATTCCGTCGCCTGGCTGCTCAACCTGCGCGGCGCCGACCTCGCCCATACGCCCATGCCGCTCGCTTTCGCGCTCGTGCATGATGATGCCTCCGTCCGGGTCTTCCTGCATGCGCCCGAGCGCGTGCCGGAGGCGACGCGGGCTCATCTGGGCAACCGTGTCGCCATCGAGCCGCGCGCGAATCTGCCGCGCGCGCTGGGCGACCTGGCCGGCCGGGCGGTGCGCGTGGATGCGGATGCGACGCCGGCCTGGTTCGCCTCCAGCCTGCGCGACGCCGGCGCGCGCGTGATCGCGGGCGAGGACCCCACGCGCCTGCCGCGCGCCACCAAGAACGCGACCGAGCAGGAGGGCGCGCGGCGGGCGCATCGGCGCGATGCGGTGGCCGTCGCGAACTTCCTCGCCTGGTTCGCGGCCGAGGCGCCGCGCGGCCAGCTCACCGAGATCTCGGCCGCGGCCCATCTGCTGATGGAACGCCGCCGCCAGCCGGGTTTCGTCGCGGAGAGCTTCCCCGCCATTTCCGGCGCTGGCGAGAACGGCGCCATCGTGCATTACCGCGTGACCGAGGCGACCAACCGCCGCATCAACCCCGACGAGTGCTACCTGATCGACAGCGGCGGTCAGTATCCGGATGGCACGACGGACATCACCCGCACCCTCTGGAGCGGCCCGGATGCGGCGCCGGCCACGCTGCGCGCCCGCTACACCGCCGTCCTGCGCGGCCATGTGGCGCTCGCCACGGTACGCTTCCCGGCCGGCGTGGCCGGGCCTCACCTGGATGCCATCGCCCGCCGCCCGCTCTGGGATGCGGGGCTCGACTATGACCACGGCACGGGCCATGGCGTGGGCAGCTTCCTCTCGGTGCATGAGGGGCCGGTGGCCTTCAGCCGCGCCGCGCGCGTCGTCCCCATCCGCCCCGGCATGATCCTCTCCGACGAGCCGGGCTACTACCTACCGGGCCATTACGGCATCCGCATCGAGAACCTGCTGCTGGCGCGCGATGCCGCACCGCAGCCCGACCAGGCCAAGCCCTTTTTGGAGTTCGAGACGCTGACGCTGGCGCCCTATTGCCGCGCGCTGGTCGAGCCCGCGCTGCTGACGGCGGCCGAGCGCGAATGGGTCAACGCCTATCACGCGCGCGTGCTGGCCGAGGTCGGCCCCGCGCTCGAGCCGGCCGTCCATGCTTGGCTGGCGCAGGAATGCGCGCCGCTATGACGCGTCAGCGGTAGGGAATGGTCGCCAGGGCGTTGTAGGGCGAGCCGTCGATCAGCCGCGTGCTCCAGGCGAGATAGACGAGGATGCGCTGCCCCTCGTCCACGAAGCGATGCACGCGCGTCTCCTTGAAGAGGAAGCTGGTCGAGGCCTCCCAGACGCGTTCGCCCCGCTCGCCGCGCCGGACGGCGTCGGTCAGCGTGACCGGGCCTGTCGCCGTGCAGGCGAGGGCGAAGCGCGCCGGATCCTCGGCCACGCCCACCATGCCCGCGATGCCGCCCGTGCGCGCCTGGCTGACATGGCAGACCACGCCGGGCACCTCGGGGTCGGTGAAGCGCTCGACGACGACGCGATGGCTGCGCGTGAGGCCGAGATTGGTCAGCGCCGTGTTCACATGGCCGATCTCGGTCGTGTCATCCGCGAGCGCGGGGCCGGCGAGCAGGAGAAGCAGGAGCAGGGCAGGGCGCATGCGGGAGGAACGCCGTCCCCAGCTGCCGGTTGCTCAGCCCAGGCCCGCCATCTCCCGGAACTCCGCCTCGCTCAGCACGCGCAGGCCGAGCTCGGCCGCCTTGGTGGCCTTGGAGCCCGCATCGGCGCCGACGACGACGAAATCCGTCTTCTTCGAGACCGACTTGGTGACCTTGGCGCCGAGCGATTCCGCCCGCGCCTCCGCCTCCTGGCGGGAGAGCGTCTCCAGCGTGCCGGTGAAGACCAGCGCCTTGCCGGCGAAGGGATTGTCGCCCGCCTCGATCGCCGCCGTCTCCTCGGGCGTCACCTCGGCCAGCAGCGCGTCGAGCGCGTCGAGGTTGTGCGGCTCGGCGAAGAATTCGACGAGTTCGGTCGCGATGGCGGGGCCGATGCCCTGGATGCTGCCCAGTTCTTCGCGCGCCTCGCTGCCGATGATGCGGGCGGCGACCATCCGCTCCCGCAGCGCGCCGATGGCGTGATAGTGCCGCGCCAGCAGCTTCGCGTTCTGCTCGCCGATGCGGCGGATGCCGAGTGCGAAGAGGAAGCGCTCCAGCGGCGGCTTGCGGCGGGCCTCGATGGCGTCGAACAGCTTCTGGGTGGAGAGCTTGCCCCA
This region of Sediminicoccus rosea genomic DNA includes:
- a CDS encoding aminopeptidase P family protein translates to MLTKADRLAALRQSLAAQGVDGFMVPRSDEHLGEYVPPSGERLAWLTGFTGSAGLAIVLPDRAAVFTDGRYTTQVAAETDAAHWERRHLIEEPPEAWLREHAGELRLGYDPWLHSEAFLKRLAGLNLTPLTPNPLDAIWHDRPAPPAAVVLPHGPDLAGESAEAKREALAASLRAAGEQAALLADAHSVAWLLNLRGADLAHTPMPLAFALVHDDASVRVFLHAPERVPEATRAHLGNRVAIEPRANLPRALGDLAGRAVRVDADATPAWFASSLRDAGARVIAGEDPTRLPRATKNATEQEGARRAHRRDAVAVANFLAWFAAEAPRGQLTEISAAAHLLMERRRQPGFVAESFPAISGAGENGAIVHYRVTEATNRRINPDECYLIDSGGQYPDGTTDITRTLWSGPDAAPATLRARYTAVLRGHVALATVRFPAGVAGPHLDAIARRPLWDAGLDYDHGTGHGVGSFLSVHEGPVAFSRAARVVPIRPGMILSDEPGYYLPGHYGIRIENLLLARDAAPQPDQAKPFLEFETLTLAPYCRALVEPALLTAAEREWVNAYHARVLAEVGPALEPAVHAWLAQECAPL
- a CDS encoding CreA family protein; the protein is MRPALLLLLLLAGPALADDTTEIGHVNTALTNLGLTRSHRVVVERFTDPEVPGVVCHVSQARTGGIAGMVGVAEDPARFALACTATGPVTLTDAVRRGERGERVWEASTSFLFKETRVHRFVDEGQRILVYLAWSTRLIDGSPYNALATIPYR